A window of the Aquimarina spinulae genome harbors these coding sequences:
- a CDS encoding helix-turn-helix domain-containing protein — MEITGFDLLLIIIIGHCLYLILSFKSIPQRNKGANKILQYLLIIYGCILLEGVLVFKIKDLDVLMHYRGITTAIYFIIGPLIYTYLRRLLFSENGSYNLTVLHYLPAIIFLFYSVLIIITYDYLREYKRFLIASYFLFELFAIISISIYCYKSYRLSRYFQISEKLELSFNQTISKYINRILFIMSACMFAWSISVIDRYISKFHGNFFTDLIWLLFGAQAYVIGYYSLKQPKIFKIRLPENGQNKSVKKNKLGKDEINKLQKLMNSFLEDKKGYVQPRLSLPILANQIGTTSNNLSWLLNNVYGKTFYQLINEYRVKDFLQRVDNEDYKELTLISIALEVGFNSKSTFYKAFKEIKKITPSEYISKIENSKQAKKIK; from the coding sequence ATGGAAATAACTGGTTTCGATTTGCTATTAATAATTATTATTGGTCATTGTCTTTACTTAATTTTGTCATTCAAGTCGATTCCTCAAAGAAATAAAGGTGCAAACAAAATCTTACAATATTTATTAATTATATATGGTTGTATTTTGTTGGAAGGCGTTTTAGTTTTTAAAATAAAAGATTTGGATGTCTTAATGCATTACAGAGGTATTACAACTGCAATTTACTTTATCATTGGACCATTAATTTATACTTATTTAAGAAGGCTTCTTTTTTCTGAAAACGGGTCTTACAATCTTACTGTTTTGCACTATTTACCTGCAATTATATTTCTGTTTTATTCTGTGTTAATAATTATTACATATGACTATTTGAGAGAGTATAAAAGATTTTTAATTGCTTCTTATTTTTTATTTGAATTATTTGCAATCATTTCTATTTCAATTTATTGTTACAAATCTTATCGATTATCGCGTTATTTTCAAATAAGTGAAAAACTAGAGTTGTCATTTAATCAGACAATTTCAAAATATATTAATAGAATTCTTTTTATTATGTCTGCTTGCATGTTTGCATGGTCAATTAGCGTAATTGATAGATATATTTCTAAATTTCACGGTAATTTTTTTACAGACCTTATCTGGTTACTATTTGGAGCCCAAGCATATGTTATTGGATATTATAGTCTAAAGCAACCAAAAATATTTAAGATTCGTTTACCCGAAAATGGTCAAAATAAATCTGTTAAGAAAAACAAATTGGGTAAGGATGAAATAAATAAACTTCAAAAACTAATGAACTCTTTTTTGGAAGATAAAAAAGGATATGTACAACCAAGATTAAGCCTGCCAATTTTGGCTAACCAAATAGGCACAACATCAAATAATTTATCATGGCTTTTGAACAACGTTTACGGAAAAACATTTTACCAATTAATCAATGAATATAGAGTTAAAGACTTTTTACAAAGAGTTGATAACGAGGACTATAAAGAATTGACCTTAATTTCTATTGCGCTTGAAGTTGGATTCAATTCCAAATCTACCTTTTACAAGGCATTTAAAGAGATTAAAAAAATTACTCCTTCTGAATACATTAGTAAAATCGAAAATTCTAAGCAAGCGAAAAAAATTAAATAG
- a CDS encoding Arm DNA-binding domain-containing protein, which yields MEQHRSMLVLQVNGKRAELSLKRKVVISHWDIHKNKLKGLSGETRLINTYLEQVYRKLFDCYQKSQHENKLISIS from the coding sequence ATGGAACAGCACCGCTCTATGCTCGTATTACAAGTTAATGGAAAACGAGCTGAACTTTCTTTAAAAAGAAAAGTAGTAATTTCTCATTGGGACATTCATAAGAATAAACTTAAAGGATTGAGCGGTGAAACTCGATTAATTAATACTTATCTGGAACAGGTCTACCGTAAACTGTTTGACTGCTATCAAAAATCACAACATGAAAATAAATTAATTTCTATCTCGTAA
- a CDS encoding cytochrome ubiquinol oxidase subunit I, with product MENLDAARLQMAFTLIFHIVFACIGMVMPFFMVVSHYKWLKTRDQVYLTLTKSWQKGVAIFFVTGAVSGTALSFELGLLWPEFMKHAGPIIGMPFSLEGAAFFVEAIALGFYLYGWGKLPERFHWVTGVIIGLSGVASGILVVAANGWMNAPTGFEYIDGKFLNIDPIQAMLNPAWFTQALHMTLAAFTATGFAVAGVHAYQVYRKRKVELHKKAFKIAITFGAIAAILQPISGDISAKDIAERQPVKLAAMEAHYNTEKGAPLYIGGIVDAEKQEVNYKIAIPGMLSFLAFSDFDAEVKGLNDFPEDERPNVPMVHYAFQVMIGIGTLLLFAGILYFISLKRKKWFASHKYWLLFVILAPMGFIALEAGWIVTEVGRQPWIIHNIMKTKDAVTPMPGIVFSFYTYIVVYLTLSIAVTWLMLRQIKVLNNSNH from the coding sequence ATGGAAAATCTTGATGCGGCAAGACTCCAAATGGCATTTACTCTAATATTTCATATTGTTTTTGCTTGTATTGGTATGGTCATGCCTTTTTTTATGGTGGTATCTCACTATAAGTGGTTAAAAACGCGTGATCAGGTATATTTAACCTTAACCAAATCGTGGCAAAAAGGGGTGGCAATATTTTTTGTTACAGGTGCTGTTTCGGGCACAGCATTATCTTTTGAACTGGGATTACTTTGGCCCGAGTTTATGAAACATGCTGGCCCCATTATCGGGATGCCTTTTTCATTAGAAGGAGCAGCTTTTTTTGTAGAAGCCATAGCCTTGGGTTTTTATTTATATGGATGGGGTAAACTACCAGAGAGATTTCATTGGGTAACCGGAGTTATTATTGGTTTATCGGGAGTAGCATCAGGAATTTTGGTAGTTGCTGCTAATGGGTGGATGAATGCTCCAACAGGATTTGAATATATAGATGGGAAATTCCTAAATATAGACCCGATTCAGGCGATGTTAAACCCAGCCTGGTTTACACAAGCTTTACATATGACATTAGCAGCTTTTACAGCAACTGGTTTTGCCGTTGCAGGAGTTCATGCATATCAGGTATATCGAAAAAGAAAAGTAGAATTACATAAAAAAGCATTTAAGATAGCAATAACATTTGGAGCAATAGCAGCAATATTACAACCGATTAGTGGTGACATTTCTGCTAAAGATATTGCAGAACGCCAACCTGTAAAGCTTGCAGCGATGGAAGCACACTATAATACCGAAAAAGGAGCTCCTTTATATATCGGTGGAATAGTAGATGCAGAAAAACAAGAAGTGAACTATAAAATAGCAATCCCAGGAATGTTATCATTTCTCGCTTTTTCAGATTTTGATGCCGAAGTTAAAGGATTAAATGATTTTCCCGAGGACGAACGACCTAATGTACCTATGGTGCATTATGCATTTCAGGTCATGATAGGAATTGGTACCCTTTTACTTTTTGCAGGAATTCTATATTTCATATCATTAAAAAGGAAAAAATGGTTTGCCAGTCATAAGTATTGGTTATTATTTGTGATATTGGCTCCGATGGGATTTATTGCATTAGAAGCAGGGTGGATCGTTACAGAAGTAGGAAGACAACCTTGGATAATTCATAACATCATGAAAACTAAAGATGCGGTAACCCCTATGCCCGGTATTGTGTTTAGTTTCTATACCTATATTGTTGTATATCTTACCTTATCGATTGCTGTAACCTGGTTGATGCTTAGACAAATAAAAGTTTTAAATAATTCAAATCACTAA
- a CDS encoding cytochrome d ubiquinol oxidase subunit II: MLYVVLFFLIFSLYLYVVLGGADYGAGIVELFSSEENQKITKKTIYRVMGPVWEANHIWIIILIVILWIAFPVYYNILVVSLHIPLTIILLGVTLRGVAFVFRHYDAIIDNSQKLYDNMFKISSLITPIFLGMVFGALISGEIRIVDDISSLTFYEAFVKPWFNVFSILVGLFFAALCAFLSSVLLIGESKEGNENIYIRKSAIATIIVFVVGLLTFGYGYIVENVFVQEFMKNPITIISVVLSAFLLFPLWKTIKKGNTVWSRFFAGLQVFLILSAVLISHYPDIIITQTGSVSLIENIAPDSVINVLGISLIIGGTVILPGLFHLLKSFKMIKILERD, encoded by the coding sequence ATGCTGTATGTTGTATTATTCTTTTTGATTTTTTCCCTGTATCTCTATGTAGTTTTGGGTGGAGCAGATTATGGAGCTGGGATAGTAGAGCTTTTTTCATCAGAAGAAAATCAGAAGATTACCAAGAAAACCATTTATCGTGTTATGGGCCCCGTTTGGGAAGCTAACCATATTTGGATTATTATTTTGATTGTGATTCTATGGATAGCATTTCCAGTGTATTATAATATCTTGGTAGTGAGTTTGCATATCCCACTTACCATAATATTATTAGGAGTTACACTAAGAGGAGTAGCTTTTGTATTTAGACATTATGATGCTATTATTGATAATTCTCAAAAGTTATATGATAATATGTTTAAAATCTCTAGTTTGATTACTCCGATATTTTTAGGAATGGTATTCGGGGCATTGATTAGTGGCGAAATACGTATAGTAGATGATATTAGTTCTTTAACATTTTATGAAGCATTTGTAAAACCTTGGTTTAATGTATTTAGCATACTGGTTGGGTTATTTTTTGCAGCACTTTGTGCATTTTTATCTTCAGTATTGCTAATAGGGGAGTCCAAAGAAGGAAATGAAAATATCTATATTAGAAAATCGGCTATTGCTACAATTATTGTTTTTGTTGTAGGACTGTTAACCTTTGGGTATGGGTACATTGTTGAGAATGTATTTGTACAGGAATTTATGAAAAATCCTATTACAATAATTTCTGTTGTGCTATCTGCATTTCTGTTATTTCCGTTATGGAAAACTATTAAAAAAGGGAATACAGTGTGGAGTAGGTTTTTTGCAGGATTGCAGGTGTTTTTAATTTTATCGGCAGTTTTAATTTCTCATTACCCAGATATAATAATTACCCAAACAGGAAGCGTTAGTTTAATAGAAAACATAGCTCCTGATAGTGTTATTAACGTCTTAGGGATATCTCTTATTATTGGTGGGACAGTTATTTTACCAGGATTATTTCATTTGTTGAAATCATTTAAAATGATCAAAATTCTCGAAAGAGATTAA
- a CDS encoding helix-turn-helix transcriptional regulator encodes MGMKLYLKDLEEIIYESGSIQHHYDSAGTGEFKFTFNYKKFDGWYKEIVLDNFRIGYGKGRFAEKTTISFEFEEETVEMHFTIMGNSSTSMDTFHGDFSIGSNSHNIFYGNDFRGNVEWNSKEMFFFEINLKPAFFEQYLPTFGQFEAFKKLIQDKKSGIISPHNHPITSEMFAVIYNIINCPLKNEFRKLFLESKVMELLLLQLNQMQQCDFCFANAESSRNIIDKMHLARDIVVEKLNNPLSLSDLARMVSTNECTLKKEFKNVFGTTVFGYIRDTKMEKAKSLLLNPNLSINEISDIIGYKNPQHFTTAFKKQYGIAPSLLRK; translated from the coding sequence ATGGGGATGAAACTGTACCTAAAAGATTTAGAGGAAATTATCTATGAATCGGGGAGTATACAACATCATTATGATAGTGCAGGAACTGGCGAATTTAAATTTACATTCAATTACAAAAAATTTGATGGTTGGTATAAAGAAATAGTTCTTGACAATTTTAGAATCGGCTATGGAAAGGGTAGATTCGCCGAAAAGACCACTATTTCTTTTGAGTTTGAAGAGGAAACGGTTGAAATGCATTTTACTATAATGGGAAATTCATCTACCTCAATGGATACTTTTCATGGTGATTTTTCAATTGGGTCTAATTCGCATAATATCTTTTATGGAAATGATTTTCGAGGTAATGTAGAATGGAACTCTAAAGAAATGTTCTTCTTCGAGATCAACCTCAAACCAGCATTCTTTGAGCAGTATTTACCAACTTTTGGGCAATTTGAAGCTTTTAAAAAATTAATACAGGATAAGAAATCAGGGATTATTAGTCCTCATAATCATCCCATAACCTCCGAAATGTTTGCTGTAATATATAATATTATTAATTGCCCTCTTAAAAATGAATTTCGAAAATTGTTTCTGGAGTCTAAAGTGATGGAATTGCTACTTTTACAGTTGAATCAAATGCAACAATGTGACTTTTGTTTTGCAAACGCAGAATCTTCAAGAAACATAATTGACAAAATGCATTTGGCACGGGATATTGTAGTCGAAAAATTAAATAATCCTCTAAGTCTTTCGGATTTGGCCAGAATGGTAAGTACGAATGAATGTACCCTTAAAAAAGAATTTAAAAACGTTTTCGGAACGACAGTTTTCGGATATATTCGTGATACTAAAATGGAGAAAGCCAAAAGCCTATTGCTAAATCCCAATTTATCAATCAACGAAATTTCAGATATTATTGGCTATAAAAACCCCCAGCACTTTACAACTGCATTTAAAAAACAATATGGTATAGCACCGAGTTTACTCAGGAAGTAA
- a CDS encoding TonB-dependent receptor, producing the protein MQKKPLSLHILLLFTIISQAQFSIKGTVSDEIGNPVEGAQVYLLGTSKGALTNTQGNYNIVNIVSKTYFVEVSYLGYLTITKQINPGKDEELSLDFVLVESSSKLDEVVVSAANRRLQNIQKTEASISAIGTKEIGQLQVKEFNQLNSIAPNFNTYDDGGPGIFTVVASRGISTIDVNPTMGVYVDDVPYFSTLGYPLALSDIDQIEVLRGPQGTLYGRNALAGVLKITTKRPKNELSGFATVGFGNLNSKELAFALNTPVVKNKLFFRTSARITERDGFITNEFNNKDMQNRKAVDANFRFKYFANDKLSLALRYNLQRRESDAYSFAIATPDNSLQDILQNSLYRVNFDADVFQEVLTQNLAFNLKYDFDTFAINAITSFQHTKQESLDEFDYTPFDIQSAGRLSYFHNFSQEIRLNSSSDTNFHWVGGVFFYQNTEERDDVRFFWDRYRFCCS; encoded by the coding sequence ATGCAAAAAAAACCCCTATCCCTTCACATTTTGTTGCTATTTACGATTATTTCTCAAGCACAATTCTCAATAAAAGGTACCGTAAGCGATGAAATTGGAAATCCCGTTGAAGGTGCTCAGGTATATCTCCTGGGAACTTCAAAGGGAGCATTGACAAATACTCAAGGTAACTACAACATCGTTAATATTGTTTCAAAAACTTATTTTGTCGAAGTAAGCTATCTTGGCTATTTGACAATAACAAAGCAAATAAATCCAGGTAAAGATGAAGAACTTTCTCTTGACTTTGTATTGGTCGAATCATCCAGTAAACTCGACGAGGTAGTGGTTTCGGCAGCCAACCGGAGGCTACAGAACATTCAAAAAACCGAGGCCTCAATATCGGCAATAGGTACAAAAGAAATAGGGCAACTGCAAGTAAAGGAGTTTAACCAGCTGAACAGTATTGCTCCCAATTTTAACACCTATGATGATGGAGGACCGGGTATCTTTACCGTTGTAGCCAGCAGAGGAATATCTACGATAGACGTAAACCCCACAATGGGTGTTTATGTGGATGATGTACCTTACTTTTCTACGTTGGGTTATCCTTTGGCCTTAAGTGATATTGATCAAATTGAAGTATTACGAGGACCACAAGGAACACTTTATGGTCGAAATGCCTTGGCAGGTGTTCTCAAAATTACCACTAAAAGGCCCAAAAATGAATTGTCTGGTTTCGCAACCGTTGGGTTTGGAAACCTAAATTCAAAAGAACTTGCTTTTGCATTAAATACACCTGTTGTTAAGAACAAATTGTTTTTTAGAACCAGCGCCAGGATTACTGAACGTGATGGATTTATTACGAATGAGTTCAATAACAAAGATATGCAAAACAGAAAGGCGGTTGATGCTAATTTCAGATTCAAATATTTTGCCAACGATAAGTTATCTTTGGCTCTTCGTTATAATCTTCAAAGACGAGAATCTGATGCTTATTCTTTTGCTATAGCAACCCCGGATAATTCTTTGCAAGATATTTTACAAAATAGCCTTTATCGAGTAAATTTTGATGCAGACGTATTCCAAGAAGTACTCACTCAGAATTTAGCGTTTAATCTCAAATATGATTTTGATACTTTCGCCATTAATGCTATTACTTCTTTTCAGCATACAAAGCAAGAATCTTTAGATGAATTTGATTATACTCCTTTTGACATTCAATCTGCCGGTCGATTAAGTTATTTTCATAACTTTTCGCAAGAAATCCGATTAAACTCATCGTCAGATACCAACTTTCATTGGGTCGGTGGAGTCTTTTTTTACCAAAATACAGAAGAACGTGATGATGTACGTTTTTTTTGGGACCGATATAGGTTTTGCTGTTCCTGA
- a CDS encoding TonB-dependent receptor has protein sequence MMYVFFGTDIGFAVPDYAPLAPFRQIEDPETNRKGIAVFGQVTYDITDRLSLTGGLRADYEDVKASVTRTYSTPAIVGNSFSDKANFNAISPKAALGYDVNDNVFLFANFAKGFRPGGINTFVFNPEDAPFEPETSLNYELGIKTNLIKNRLKLNLTGFFINYKDQQVFTVLDLANFVIGTDNIGESRSYGLELESKWVAARGLDFTLNLGYLNTEITKYNPIDFNTGTTLDYSGNDLPLAAEFNGNLNINYKFPLNKKFNLETSVDYNYQSEFFFSVDNDILQDAYGLLNGRIGITSKNLDLFFWSKNITDEAYYSYGYGVGGFNAASFGLPQTYGATLTAKL, from the coding sequence ATGATGTACGTTTTTTTTGGGACCGATATAGGTTTTGCTGTTCCTGATTATGCACCTTTAGCTCCATTTAGACAAATTGAAGATCCAGAGACCAACAGAAAAGGGATAGCAGTTTTTGGACAGGTAACTTATGATATAACGGATAGATTATCACTTACGGGAGGTTTGCGGGCCGACTATGAAGACGTTAAGGCCAGCGTGACACGTACCTATTCTACTCCAGCGATTGTGGGAAACAGTTTTTCTGATAAAGCAAATTTTAATGCAATTTCTCCTAAAGCGGCTCTAGGATATGATGTGAACGACAATGTGTTTTTATTCGCCAATTTTGCTAAAGGATTTAGACCTGGGGGTATTAATACTTTTGTTTTCAATCCTGAAGATGCTCCTTTTGAGCCTGAAACCTCATTGAATTATGAACTGGGAATAAAGACCAACCTTATAAAGAATCGGTTAAAACTGAACCTTACTGGTTTCTTTATTAATTACAAAGATCAGCAAGTTTTTACAGTACTGGATTTAGCAAATTTCGTCATCGGGACTGATAATATTGGGGAATCCAGAAGTTATGGATTGGAATTGGAAAGTAAGTGGGTTGCTGCACGTGGATTGGATTTTACCTTGAATTTGGGTTATTTGAATACTGAAATAACAAAGTACAACCCCATCGATTTTAATACAGGAACAACATTGGATTATTCTGGCAATGATTTACCTCTAGCTGCAGAATTCAACGGGAATCTCAATATTAATTATAAATTCCCACTAAACAAGAAATTCAATTTAGAAACCAGTGTTGACTACAATTACCAATCTGAGTTCTTCTTTTCGGTGGACAATGATATTTTGCAAGATGCCTATGGTTTATTGAATGGAAGGATAGGAATTACTTCTAAAAACTTAGATCTTTTCTTTTGGAGTAAAAACATTACAGATGAGGCATACTATAGCTACGGTTATGGTGTTGGAGGGTTCAATGCTGCTTCCTTTGGTCTTCCCCAAACTTATGGAGCAACTCTGACTGCTAAATTATAA
- a CDS encoding ABC transporter ATP-binding protein, protein MKLEIQNLSKTYSNGVQALKNVSLTIEKGMFGLLGQNGAGKSTLMRTIATLQDPDTGEIEFNGINVLKKPEELRKILGYLPQEFGVYPNVTAEELLIHIADMKGIVHKGERKDTVEALLHKVNLYDVRKKKLDGYSGGMKQRFGIAQALLGNPQLIIVDEPTAGLDPMERNRFYNLLSELGENAVVILSTHIVEDVSTLCEDMAIIGGGKVMLTGKPNEIEEAMRDKLYEVPIHKEELAEYQEKYKVISQRFFAGRLMITVMADDIPSGEFDAKAPSLEDAYFKILSEN, encoded by the coding sequence ATGAAATTGGAAATTCAAAACCTCTCAAAAACATACTCGAATGGAGTACAAGCATTAAAAAATGTATCTCTTACTATTGAAAAGGGTATGTTTGGTTTATTGGGTCAAAATGGAGCCGGTAAGTCTACCTTAATGCGTACTATAGCCACTTTACAGGATCCGGATACTGGTGAAATTGAATTTAACGGCATAAATGTTCTTAAAAAGCCCGAAGAGCTCAGAAAAATATTAGGTTATTTGCCTCAGGAATTTGGAGTATACCCTAATGTTACTGCTGAAGAACTATTAATTCATATTGCCGATATGAAAGGCATAGTGCATAAAGGTGAACGAAAAGACACGGTAGAAGCACTACTTCACAAGGTAAACCTTTATGATGTAAGGAAGAAAAAGCTTGACGGTTACTCAGGTGGTATGAAGCAACGATTTGGTATTGCTCAAGCCTTGTTGGGTAATCCGCAACTTATTATTGTAGACGAACCTACTGCTGGTTTGGATCCCATGGAGCGGAATCGCTTTTACAATCTTCTTTCAGAGTTAGGTGAAAATGCAGTAGTGATTCTTTCTACACATATTGTAGAAGATGTTAGTACGCTCTGTGAGGATATGGCCATTATTGGTGGTGGAAAGGTTATGCTCACGGGCAAACCCAATGAAATTGAAGAAGCTATGCGTGATAAGTTGTATGAGGTTCCAATCCACAAGGAGGAACTCGCTGAATATCAAGAAAAATACAAAGTCATATCACAACGTTTCTTTGCAGGAAGATTGATGATTACAGTAATGGCAGATGATATTCCTTCAGGTGAATTTGATGCTAAAGCTCCTTCTTTGGAAGATGCCTATTTTAAAATTTTAAGCGAAAATTAA